A window of Myxococcales bacterium contains these coding sequences:
- a CDS encoding thymidine phosphorylase, whose product MERTIVELIAAKRDGLALSGDEIRRLIRDFVDGGVADYQLSAFLMASYLRGLSDEECVALTFAMLHSGKVLDLGHVPGVKVDKHSTGGVGDKVSICLAPLVAACGVPVPMVSGRGLGHTGGTLDKLEAIPGFRTDIPTEDFQRIVASVGTCMIGQTKDIAPADKRIYALRDVTATVECIPLIVASILSKKLAEGIDGLVLDVKVGKGAFMKDEARARALAEALVRVGTGAKKKVVAVLTRMDAPLGLEVGNANETAEALMVLHGKGPDDLVQCTRVLAREMLLLGGVAKSASEADDKLDRAIASGDAVRTMERMVEAQGGDARVVATPSLLALAPQKVQVLSPRAGFVTDIDALAVGLAGVAMGAGRTRADQAVDPGVGITLAKKPGEQVAEGEPLATLHLREGQAEGALVERVRGAFSVGDAAPTARPLVVGRVE is encoded by the coding sequence ATGGAACGAACCATCGTCGAGCTTATTGCCGCAAAACGTGACGGTCTCGCCCTCTCGGGAGACGAGATTCGAAGGCTCATCCGCGACTTCGTCGACGGCGGGGTCGCCGACTACCAGCTCTCGGCGTTCCTCATGGCGTCGTACCTGCGCGGCCTCTCCGACGAGGAGTGCGTGGCCCTCACGTTCGCGATGCTCCACTCCGGCAAGGTGCTCGACCTCGGCCACGTCCCCGGCGTGAAGGTCGACAAACACTCGACGGGCGGCGTCGGCGACAAGGTCTCGATCTGCCTCGCGCCGCTCGTCGCGGCGTGTGGTGTCCCCGTGCCCATGGTGAGCGGCCGCGGGCTCGGTCACACCGGCGGGACGCTCGACAAGCTCGAGGCCATCCCCGGGTTCCGGACCGACATTCCGACCGAGGATTTCCAGCGAATCGTGGCCTCGGTGGGCACGTGCATGATCGGCCAGACGAAGGACATCGCGCCGGCCGACAAGCGCATCTACGCCCTCCGCGACGTCACCGCGACGGTCGAGTGCATCCCGCTCATCGTGGCGTCGATCCTCTCGAAGAAGCTCGCCGAGGGCATCGACGGGCTCGTGCTCGACGTGAAGGTGGGGAAGGGCGCCTTCATGAAAGACGAGGCACGAGCCCGCGCCCTCGCCGAGGCCCTCGTGAGGGTCGGCACGGGCGCGAAGAAGAAGGTCGTGGCCGTGCTCACGCGCATGGACGCGCCGCTCGGGCTCGAGGTCGGCAACGCCAACGAGACGGCCGAGGCGCTCATGGTTCTCCATGGCAAGGGGCCCGACGATCTCGTGCAGTGTACACGCGTGCTCGCCCGCGAGATGCTCCTCCTCGGTGGGGTCGCGAAGAGCGCTTCGGAGGCCGACGACAAGCTCGATCGTGCCATCGCGAGCGGCGACGCCGTGCGCACGATGGAGCGTATGGTGGAGGCCCAAGGGGGAGACGCGCGGGTGGTCGCGACCCCGTCGCTCCTTGCGCTCGCGCCGCAGAAGGTGCAGGTCCTCTCGCCTCGAGCGGGCTTCGTCACGGACATCGACGCGCTCGCGGTGGGGCTCGCAGGGGTCGCCATGGGGGCGGGGCGTACCCGCGCCGATCAGGCCGTCGACCCGGGCGTGGGGATCACACTCGCGAAGAAGCCGGGCGAGCAGGTCGCCGAAGGGGAGCCCTTGGCGACGCTCCACCTCCGCGAAGGGCAGGCCGAAGGCGCGCTCGTCGAGCGTGTTCGCGGCGCGTTTTCCGTCGGAGACGCGGCTCCCACGGCGCGCCCGCTCGTCGTCGGGCGCGTCGAGTAA
- a CDS encoding alpha/beta fold hydrolase, whose translation MSSENQSSIAPEASRPAVLLLHGFSLDHRMWRRQVEALHPHYRVITADLPGFGPQARDCGMVSPAEQLERALDKCGALKVHVVGHSIGAAVAVDFAFVNPRRVASLTLAGPLMLGRRTGIEAWGRCVSLANEGDLHTALDVWLDDPLYAPARRDDELFEEVRNIVLDYGAAHWLGRVTNRWSDPDPFPRLAELEMPSLVVTGKLEIPSFQAMAEAYAKALPRARREEIDDVGHLVNMEAADEFNRLLVDFIEQSGAAP comes from the coding sequence ATGAGCTCCGAGAACCAGAGCTCCATCGCCCCCGAAGCCAGCCGGCCCGCGGTGTTGCTGCTTCACGGCTTCTCGCTCGACCACCGCATGTGGCGGCGTCAGGTCGAGGCGCTACACCCGCATTACCGCGTAATCACTGCGGATTTGCCCGGGTTCGGGCCTCAGGCACGCGACTGCGGCATGGTTTCGCCGGCCGAGCAGCTCGAGCGCGCGCTCGACAAGTGCGGCGCCCTGAAGGTTCACGTCGTCGGGCACTCGATCGGGGCGGCGGTTGCCGTCGACTTCGCGTTCGTGAATCCCCGCAGAGTCGCGTCGCTCACGCTCGCCGGCCCGCTCATGCTCGGCCGTCGAACGGGCATCGAGGCCTGGGGGCGCTGCGTGAGCCTCGCCAACGAGGGCGACCTCCACACCGCGCTCGACGTCTGGCTCGACGATCCTCTCTATGCGCCGGCGCGCCGCGACGACGAGCTCTTCGAAGAGGTGCGCAACATCGTGCTCGACTACGGCGCCGCGCACTGGCTCGGCCGCGTGACCAACCGGTGGTCCGATCCCGACCCGTTCCCTCGTCTCGCCGAGCTCGAGATGCCGTCCCTCGTGGTCACCGGAAAGCTCGAGATCCCGAGCTTCCAGGCCATGGCCGAGGCGTACGCCAAGGCCCTCCCTCGCGCCCGCCGCGAAGAGATCGACGACGTCGGGCACCTCGTGAACATGGAAGCCGCCGACGAGTTCAACCGACTCTTGGTCGACTTCATCGAGCAGTCCGGCGCCGCCCCCTGA
- a CDS encoding beta-propeller domain-containing protein, translating into MPLRRARLAVSALALVVLAPSLACRSKQETAPPGDAAPEPSPSAAVTDGARRPLGAFSSDDEIVKYYKDYQDAQAKKREAQAQKRRDRLAKAGPGQNAPNASPPSPVAAAAPAAAEATKTADSKADKAADGITNNQVAGVDEGGIVKVHGEHLVILRRGRLFTVRIDDKQLRPVAAVDAFGPGIDPQGTWYDEMLVSGNTLVVIGYSYARGGTEVGVFDLDSVGGIAYRATYHLRGNDYYSARNYASRVVGGKLVFYTPSYLSPATGPEFFARFPAVRKWHAGATAAEFKRVVPAASVFKPAFDLAPQALHTVTTCDLTSPELTCKATSILGPAGRVFYVSEAAVYVWMTEHRWDDEGSRQTSAVVRLPLDGSAPGAVKVSGGPIDQFSFTEQDGHLSVFVRAETQGDGMWGAGASAGDVGVVRLPLGFFREGSVESTARNYTRLEGPKGYSLQNRFVGNVLLYGSQNFGYRGSPLPGERSVFVHTLGQKSATAVDVGHSIDRLEALGSNAIVVGQKGQDLLFTSLSLGAAPKVASTYTRTGASQAEQRSHGFFYKPDSTDAGLLGLPILGTPSPGDDRGDQGSAKVLFLKNQSLDLSPVGELVSSRVGQANDGCRASCVDWYGNARPIFFRGRIFALMGYEIVEGALDSGKIREIGRTTYAPKAIPPRAD; encoded by the coding sequence ATGCCCCTCCGTCGTGCTCGCCTCGCCGTCTCCGCGCTCGCGCTCGTCGTGCTCGCCCCCTCGCTCGCGTGCCGCTCGAAACAAGAGACCGCCCCTCCTGGAGATGCGGCGCCCGAACCGAGCCCGTCGGCGGCCGTGACGGACGGCGCGCGGAGGCCCCTCGGAGCGTTCTCGTCGGACGACGAAATCGTCAAATATTACAAGGACTACCAAGACGCTCAGGCGAAGAAGCGCGAGGCCCAGGCGCAAAAACGGCGCGACCGGCTCGCCAAGGCCGGCCCGGGGCAGAACGCGCCGAACGCCTCCCCTCCGTCGCCCGTCGCGGCGGCCGCGCCCGCCGCCGCCGAGGCCACCAAGACCGCCGACTCGAAGGCCGACAAGGCCGCCGACGGGATCACGAACAACCAGGTCGCCGGGGTCGACGAGGGCGGCATCGTGAAGGTTCACGGCGAGCACCTCGTCATCTTGCGACGAGGCCGGCTCTTCACCGTGCGGATCGACGACAAGCAGCTCCGCCCCGTCGCCGCGGTCGACGCGTTCGGGCCCGGCATCGACCCTCAGGGCACCTGGTACGACGAGATGCTCGTGTCGGGGAACACCCTCGTCGTCATCGGCTACAGCTACGCCCGCGGCGGCACGGAGGTCGGGGTGTTCGACCTCGACTCGGTAGGTGGCATCGCGTACCGCGCGACGTACCACCTCCGCGGAAACGACTACTACTCGGCCCGGAACTACGCGAGCCGGGTCGTCGGCGGAAAGCTTGTATTCTACACGCCGAGCTACCTCTCGCCCGCCACGGGGCCCGAGTTCTTCGCGCGCTTCCCGGCGGTGAGGAAGTGGCACGCGGGCGCGACGGCCGCCGAGTTCAAGCGCGTCGTGCCCGCAGCGAGCGTGTTCAAGCCGGCCTTCGATCTCGCGCCGCAGGCCCTCCACACCGTGACCACGTGCGATCTCACGAGCCCCGAGCTCACGTGCAAAGCCACGAGCATCCTCGGGCCCGCGGGGCGCGTCTTCTACGTGTCCGAAGCAGCCGTGTACGTGTGGATGACCGAGCACAGGTGGGACGACGAGGGCAGCCGCCAGACCTCGGCCGTCGTTCGCCTCCCCCTCGACGGGAGCGCTCCGGGAGCGGTCAAGGTGTCGGGCGGGCCCATCGATCAGTTCTCGTTCACCGAACAAGACGGCCACCTGTCGGTCTTCGTGCGCGCCGAGACCCAAGGCGACGGGATGTGGGGTGCGGGCGCGTCGGCCGGCGACGTCGGCGTCGTGCGGTTGCCGCTCGGGTTCTTCCGTGAAGGGTCGGTCGAGTCGACGGCGCGAAACTACACGCGCCTCGAGGGGCCAAAGGGCTACTCGCTCCAAAACCGCTTCGTCGGCAACGTGCTCCTCTACGGCAGCCAAAACTTCGGCTACCGCGGGTCTCCCCTGCCCGGCGAGCGCTCGGTGTTCGTGCACACGCTCGGTCAGAAATCAGCCACGGCCGTCGACGTCGGGCACTCGATCGACCGCCTCGAGGCGCTGGGCTCGAACGCGATCGTCGTCGGTCAGAAGGGCCAAGATCTGCTCTTCACGTCGCTCTCGCTCGGCGCGGCTCCGAAGGTCGCGAGCACCTACACGAGGACCGGAGCGTCCCAGGCCGAGCAGCGATCCCATGGCTTCTTCTACAAACCCGACTCGACCGACGCCGGGCTCCTCGGCCTGCCGATCCTCGGCACCCCGTCCCCTGGAGACGACCGGGGCGATCAAGGCTCGGCGAAGGTGCTCTTCCTGAAGAACCAGTCGCTCGATCTTTCCCCTGTGGGAGAGCTCGTGTCGTCCCGCGTGGGCCAAGCCAACGACGGGTGCCGCGCCTCGTGCGTCGACTGGTACGGCAACGCGAGGCCCATCTTCTTCCGGGGCCGCATCTTCGCCCTCATGGGCTACGAGATCGTCGAGGGTGCGCTCGACTCCGGGAAAATCAGGGAGATCGGCCGCACCACGTACGCGCCGAAGGCCATCCCCCCTCGCGCCGACTGA
- a CDS encoding KamA family radical SAM protein, with amino-acid sequence MDTEARAPQKLPVIGTAKAPSMPPPAKKPPADPSTMAHRNLLQGEFWRRIPAYADVTEEQFLDHNWQAKSSVTRVDKLLAAVKGLVDDTFVRDAEEGFRKAPMSVRISPYMLSLIDWSDPYADPIRTQFLPLGTRLFHDHPKLDLDSLHEQADAPVPGLTHRYPDKALFLPLDTCPVYCRFCTRSYAVGVDTEEVEKVSLKANEERWKQAYAYIESRPELEDIVISGGDAYQLRAQQLEDIGMTLLAMPNVRRMRFATKGPAVMPQKILTDTAWTDALTRVVEKGRKLHKEVVLHTHFNHPNEITGITEAAMNTLFERGIFVRNQTVLQRGVNDSPETMTLLVKRLGHVNVHPYYVYVHDLVKGVEDLRTSVDTAIHIEKHVRGSTAGFNTPVFVVDAPGGGGKRDAHSYEHYDRETGISVYQAPNVKPGQFFMYFDPLHQLSTSAQRRWADPAEQEVMVQSALQKAKERQR; translated from the coding sequence ATGGACACCGAAGCCCGCGCTCCCCAGAAGCTTCCCGTCATCGGCACCGCCAAGGCACCGTCGATGCCTCCGCCCGCCAAGAAGCCTCCGGCCGACCCGAGCACCATGGCTCACCGGAACCTCCTGCAAGGCGAGTTCTGGCGAAGGATCCCGGCGTACGCCGACGTGACCGAGGAGCAGTTCCTCGACCACAACTGGCAGGCGAAGAGCTCCGTCACGCGCGTCGACAAGCTGCTCGCCGCGGTGAAAGGCCTCGTCGACGACACGTTCGTCCGCGACGCCGAGGAGGGCTTCCGCAAGGCGCCGATGAGCGTCCGCATCAGCCCGTACATGCTCTCGCTGATCGACTGGTCCGACCCGTACGCCGACCCGATCCGCACGCAGTTCCTCCCGCTCGGGACGCGCCTCTTCCACGACCACCCGAAGCTCGATCTCGACTCGCTCCACGAGCAAGCCGACGCGCCCGTCCCGGGCCTCACCCACAGGTACCCCGACAAGGCGCTCTTCCTCCCGCTCGACACCTGCCCCGTGTACTGCCGCTTCTGCACGCGGAGCTACGCCGTGGGCGTCGACACCGAAGAGGTCGAGAAGGTGAGTCTCAAAGCGAACGAGGAGCGCTGGAAACAAGCCTACGCGTACATCGAGTCCCGCCCCGAGCTCGAGGACATCGTCATCTCCGGAGGCGACGCCTACCAGCTCCGCGCCCAGCAGCTCGAGGACATCGGGATGACGCTGCTCGCGATGCCCAACGTTCGCCGCATGCGCTTCGCCACCAAGGGCCCGGCGGTCATGCCGCAGAAGATCCTGACCGACACGGCGTGGACCGACGCTCTCACCCGCGTCGTCGAGAAGGGGCGAAAGCTCCACAAAGAGGTCGTGCTCCACACGCACTTCAACCACCCGAACGAGATCACCGGCATCACCGAGGCTGCCATGAACACGCTCTTCGAGCGCGGCATCTTCGTGCGAAACCAGACGGTGCTCCAGCGCGGCGTGAACGACTCGCCCGAGACGATGACGCTCCTCGTGAAGCGCCTCGGCCACGTGAACGTCCACCCCTACTACGTGTACGTGCACGACCTCGTGAAGGGCGTCGAAGACCTCCGCACCTCGGTCGACACGGCCATCCACATCGAGAAGCACGTCCGCGGCTCGACCGCGGGCTTCAACACGCCCGTGTTCGTCGTCGACGCTCCCGGCGGCGGCGGCAAGCGCGACGCCCACTCGTACGAGCACTACGACCGCGAGACGGGCATCAGCGTGTACCAGGCGCCCAACGTGAAGCCCGGCCAGTTCTTCATGTACTTCGACCCGCTCCACCAGCTCTCGACGAGCGCGCAGCGCAGGTGGGCCGACCCGGCCGAACAAGAGGTGATGGTGCAGTCGGCCCTGCAGAAGGCCAAAGAGCGCCAGCGCTGA
- a CDS encoding cation:proton antiporter — protein sequence MTSGLTETAARAAGNATGTATEGLVVTLLGQLVVLLVVTRVVVWISRRFFGQTDAVGEMIAGVVLGPSVLGAVAPGLMARLFAPSTGPIFVGVSQVGLVFLMFQIGLEFELARELRKDKARVLVLSLVGIVAPFALGYVSAGLFHPRATFPDGSLPPKVPFALFMGTAMSITAIPVLGRIFMELGLSKTRTAALTIGAAAVNDVVGWIVLGVVSTLIGSRFEPTAFAGRLALVIAYGVVVLVVLRPLLVRRVRASMARAKGLDASLLSWMCVLLFGSAIVTSKLGVFAIIGGFVLGIALQTEHDFATAWKARVMPLVQAFFLPLFFAYTGLRTEIGALSGASAWLECGLVCVVGFAGKFGGTYVAARALGEDHKTSTTLGVCMNTRGLLELVVLNVGYDMGVLPKRTFTMLVIMAIVSTFVATPAIRRLMATSRPLPEGEPRTGR from the coding sequence ATGACGTCGGGGCTCACCGAGACCGCGGCACGAGCCGCCGGAAACGCCACGGGTACGGCGACCGAGGGGCTCGTGGTCACGCTGCTCGGGCAGCTCGTCGTGCTCCTCGTGGTGACACGCGTCGTCGTGTGGATCTCCCGCCGCTTCTTCGGACAGACGGACGCGGTCGGCGAGATGATCGCGGGCGTCGTGCTCGGCCCCAGCGTGCTCGGAGCCGTGGCGCCCGGCCTGATGGCTCGCCTCTTCGCGCCCTCCACGGGGCCGATCTTCGTCGGGGTGTCCCAGGTCGGGCTCGTGTTCCTGATGTTCCAGATCGGGCTCGAGTTCGAGCTCGCCCGCGAGCTCCGCAAGGACAAGGCGCGGGTCCTCGTGCTGAGCCTCGTCGGCATCGTGGCCCCGTTCGCGCTCGGCTACGTGTCGGCGGGGCTCTTCCACCCCCGAGCGACGTTCCCCGACGGATCGCTCCCGCCGAAGGTGCCGTTCGCGCTCTTCATGGGCACGGCGATGTCGATCACCGCGATCCCCGTGCTGGGTCGCATCTTCATGGAGCTCGGGCTCTCGAAGACTCGAACCGCCGCGCTCACGATCGGCGCGGCCGCCGTGAACGACGTGGTCGGCTGGATCGTCCTCGGAGTGGTGTCGACCCTCATCGGCTCGCGCTTCGAGCCCACCGCGTTCGCCGGGAGGCTCGCGCTCGTGATCGCCTACGGGGTCGTCGTGTTGGTCGTGCTGCGGCCCCTGCTCGTTCGGCGCGTGCGGGCGTCGATGGCCCGCGCGAAGGGCCTCGACGCGAGCCTCCTCTCGTGGATGTGCGTCCTCCTCTTCGGCTCGGCCATCGTCACGAGCAAGCTCGGTGTGTTCGCGATCATCGGCGGCTTCGTGCTCGGCATCGCGCTCCAGACCGAGCACGACTTCGCCACGGCGTGGAAGGCCCGGGTGATGCCCCTCGTGCAGGCCTTCTTCCTGCCGCTCTTCTTCGCGTACACGGGTCTCCGCACCGAGATCGGCGCGCTGTCCGGCGCCTCGGCGTGGCTCGAGTGCGGGCTCGTCTGCGTCGTCGGCTTCGCGGGCAAGTTCGGGGGCACCTACGTCGCCGCGCGCGCGCTCGGGGAGGACCACAAGACGTCGACGACGCTCGGGGTGTGCATGAATACACGGGGGCTGCTCGAGCTCGTCGTGCTGAACGTGGGGTACGACATGGGCGTCTTGCCGAAGCGGACCTTCACCATGCTCGTGATCATGGCGATCGTGAGCACCTTCGTGGCGACGCCCGCCATCCGGCGGCTCATGGCGACCTCTCGACCGCTGCCCGAAGGCGAGCCGAGGACCGGACGGTGA
- a CDS encoding WYL domain-containing protein yields the protein MALTLRLPKGRATKPGRTRGKFTQFRRLDALRTLLEEHPVGLTLAELATTLRVSQRSARRYIHEMQEALQLEWVEPVPGGAKVWRVKPGERGRAVVLRRGQAQALLATRRVFEAVRGSAFFDEVDVAFTELQKLVQRPSGRTGKGQELMPDTTLGDRATFLASPNRVPSARTEEVDVVLQAFSQGRAITFSSKGQGGAKGSRALFFPYGVVFHQGSLVLVGWLDHERRLTVVRLEETHGIEATDTGFRVPEGFELADYLHGELGVALPDKTRILVEFDARVADQVRARKVHPAQRIAQAPDGRVRVSAPIGDRALARAWVLGFGDAAKVIEPKDLADEIRDVLVRAAARY from the coding sequence TTGGCCCTCACGTTGCGGCTCCCGAAGGGCCGGGCCACGAAGCCCGGCCGCACGCGGGGCAAATTCACCCAGTTTCGCCGGCTCGACGCGCTCCGAACGCTCCTCGAGGAGCACCCGGTCGGGCTCACGTTGGCCGAGCTCGCCACGACCCTCCGCGTCTCGCAGCGGTCGGCGCGGCGCTACATCCACGAGATGCAGGAGGCCCTGCAGCTCGAGTGGGTCGAGCCCGTCCCCGGCGGCGCGAAGGTGTGGCGGGTCAAGCCGGGGGAGCGTGGGCGCGCCGTGGTGCTCCGCCGCGGTCAGGCCCAGGCCCTCCTCGCGACGAGGCGCGTGTTCGAGGCCGTGCGAGGGTCGGCGTTCTTCGACGAGGTGGACGTCGCGTTCACGGAGCTCCAGAAGCTCGTGCAGCGCCCGAGCGGCCGCACGGGCAAGGGGCAAGAGCTCATGCCCGACACGACCCTCGGCGATCGCGCGACGTTCCTCGCTTCGCCGAACCGTGTCCCGTCCGCCCGCACGGAAGAGGTCGACGTGGTGCTCCAGGCGTTCTCCCAGGGCCGCGCGATCACCTTCTCGTCGAAGGGGCAAGGCGGGGCGAAGGGCTCCAGGGCCCTATTTTTCCCCTATGGCGTGGTCTTCCACCAGGGCTCCTTGGTGCTCGTGGGCTGGCTCGATCACGAGCGGAGGCTCACCGTGGTGCGGCTCGAAGAGACCCACGGCATCGAGGCCACCGACACGGGGTTCCGCGTCCCCGAGGGCTTCGAGCTCGCCGACTACCTCCACGGAGAGCTCGGAGTCGCCCTCCCCGACAAGACCCGCATCCTCGTCGAGTTCGACGCGAGGGTCGCCGATCAGGTCCGCGCCAGAAAAGTGCATCCTGCACAGAGGATCGCGCAGGCCCCGGATGGTCGTGTCCGCGTCTCCGCGCCCATCGGCGACCGTGCCCTCGCGCGGGCCTGGGTGCTCGGCTTCGGAGACGCCGCCAAGGTCATCGAGCCGAAGGACCTCGCCGACGAGATCCGCGACGTGCTCGTGCGCGCCGCCGCCCGGTACTGA
- the metG gene encoding methionine--tRNA ligase, with the protein MSRFAVTTPIYYVNDVPHLGTAYTTVCADALRRVHALMGDETFFLTGTDEHGLKIERQAVAMGMSPQAFVDGTSAAFRAAWPKLLVEPDHFVRTTDASHKAFVAELWKKIEARGDLYEGQYEDWYCVGCESFKTEKELEQPGNLCPLHKKPVERVKESTFFFRLSKFQDRLLALYESHPDFIRPRERKNEVVAFVKEGLRDLSVSRTSFTWGIPVPGHDGHVMYVWFDALTNYMSALASKGVLDTFWPKAGRDARVVHLVGKDILRFHTVYWPAFLMAAGYGEDELPSTVFAHGFLTVDGQKMSKSLRNAVDPLRLAERLGPDVIRYQLLRGVAFGQDGDFDHAAMIERYNADLGKNLGNLLQRTLGLVAKLPTGKRPTYGTPTELELELVRDVEAKLAEARTAWENLEINRAIELTWEVSSRANQYVDRAAPWVLVKQPDTARAETVLAALLEVLRLMGQAIWPVMPEKSAALLAQLGLPKLAPGPGLDLFPKTFAPVPGGTDLPPATPLFPTYDKDQTKALLDELVPKMESQEKAPEAPAPGKPADAPSEEAKAAPITYADFEKVDLRVGLVTACEKVPKKDKLLKLTVDLGEEAPRTIIAGLALTFAPEALTGRRVVVVANLAPRDFGKGLVSHGMVLATGPSEKLSLATAPDDVAPGARLK; encoded by the coding sequence ATGAGCCGCTTCGCCGTCACGACCCCCATCTACTACGTGAACGACGTGCCGCACCTCGGCACGGCCTACACCACGGTATGCGCCGACGCCCTCCGGCGCGTGCACGCGCTCATGGGCGACGAGACGTTCTTCCTCACCGGCACCGACGAGCACGGCCTCAAGATCGAGCGTCAGGCGGTGGCCATGGGCATGAGCCCTCAAGCCTTCGTCGACGGCACCAGCGCCGCGTTCCGCGCCGCCTGGCCGAAGCTCCTCGTCGAGCCGGATCATTTCGTTCGCACGACCGACGCGTCCCACAAGGCCTTCGTCGCGGAGCTCTGGAAGAAGATCGAGGCGCGCGGCGACCTCTACGAAGGTCAGTACGAGGACTGGTACTGCGTCGGGTGCGAGTCCTTCAAGACCGAGAAGGAGCTCGAGCAACCCGGGAACCTCTGCCCGCTCCACAAGAAGCCCGTCGAGCGCGTGAAGGAGAGCACGTTCTTCTTCCGGCTCTCGAAGTTCCAAGATCGCCTGCTCGCCCTCTACGAGTCGCACCCCGACTTCATCCGCCCTCGGGAGCGCAAGAACGAGGTCGTCGCCTTCGTCAAAGAGGGGCTCCGCGATCTCTCGGTCTCGCGCACGAGCTTCACGTGGGGCATCCCGGTGCCCGGACACGACGGCCACGTGATGTACGTCTGGTTCGACGCCCTCACGAACTACATGAGCGCGCTCGCGTCGAAGGGCGTGCTCGACACGTTCTGGCCGAAGGCAGGCCGCGACGCGCGGGTCGTGCACCTCGTCGGGAAGGACATCCTACGTTTCCACACCGTGTATTGGCCCGCGTTCCTGATGGCGGCGGGCTACGGCGAGGACGAGCTGCCGAGCACCGTGTTCGCGCACGGGTTCTTGACGGTCGACGGCCAGAAGATGTCGAAGAGCCTCCGCAACGCGGTCGATCCGCTGCGCCTCGCCGAGAGGCTCGGGCCCGACGTGATCCGGTACCAGCTCCTCCGCGGCGTCGCGTTCGGGCAGGACGGCGACTTCGACCACGCGGCGATGATCGAGCGCTACAACGCCGACCTCGGGAAGAACCTCGGCAACCTGCTCCAGCGAACGCTCGGCCTCGTCGCGAAGCTGCCCACGGGGAAGCGCCCCACCTACGGGACACCCACGGAGCTCGAGCTCGAGCTCGTGCGTGACGTCGAGGCGAAGCTCGCCGAGGCCCGCACCGCATGGGAAAACCTCGAGATCAACCGCGCCATCGAGCTCACGTGGGAGGTGTCGTCGCGCGCGAACCAGTACGTCGATCGCGCGGCTCCCTGGGTGCTCGTCAAGCAGCCCGACACGGCGCGCGCCGAGACCGTGCTCGCGGCGTTGCTCGAGGTGCTCCGGCTCATGGGCCAAGCGATTTGGCCCGTGATGCCCGAGAAGAGCGCGGCCCTGCTCGCCCAGCTCGGCCTCCCGAAGCTCGCCCCAGGGCCCGGGCTCGATCTCTTCCCGAAGACCTTCGCCCCGGTCCCCGGCGGCACCGATCTCCCACCTGCGACACCGCTCTTCCCCACCTACGACAAAGACCAGACCAAGGCGCTCCTCGACGAGCTCGTCCCCAAGATGGAATCCCAAGAAAAAGCCCCCGAAGCCCCCGCCCCCGGAAAGCCCGCCGACGCCCCGAGCGAAGAGGCCAAGGCCGCACCGATCACCTACGCCGACTTCGAGAAGGTCGACCTGCGCGTCGGCCTCGTGACGGCGTGCGAGAAGGTGCCCAAGAAGGACAAGCTGCTCAAGCTCACGGTCGACCTCGGCGAAGAGGCCCCTAGGACGATCATCGCCGGCCTCGCGCTCACGTTCGCCCCCGAGGCGCTCACGGGCCGCCGCGTCGTCGTCGTCGCGAACCTCGCCCCGCGTGACTTCGGCAAGGGCCTCGTGTCGCACGGCATGGTGCTCGCGACGGGCCCCTCCGAGAAGCTCTCGCTCGCCACCGCGCCCGACGACGTGGCCCCCGGCGCGCGCCTCAAGTGA